In the Malaya genurostris strain Urasoe2022 chromosome 1, Malgen_1.1, whole genome shotgun sequence genome, one interval contains:
- the LOC131426568 gene encoding luciferin 4-monooxygenase-like, producing MFHSFNSVTKEWISRFPPPVVDPKANLGQIILDTLDRNPSKVLQIDTDTSRQMTAREMRLRTIRIAQNLAGLGFGKDDMAALACSNSENLSPIALGLMVAGIPFIPLPMGFNADDLGHLMGLVQPKLVICDEAILKLLLEGAGEALKIKPVMFVMESERENVRKIDELLRETGSETDFIPQYHGSMNSQPSIIICTSGTTGRPKGVCIPQAHIAFVLNRPTTGKDNSDLIFNFSPLYWGTGLFALLNSISTGTTRAISRSLFNEDIFFDVLERYKPTHFLTPPSHAILLLSHPRAETADFSRLQSWSLTGSYASPELKRAMQAKLPNGRIFNSYASSEIGLIAMDMMNSKEGTVGRLMPHLEAKVIDDEGIAVGIGERGELLIRTMIPFLGYYNDEEANSQLIDADGWIRTGDIGYLDEEAFVVLVDRVKDVIKYRGYQLSPVDLETVIASIDGVRLVCVVGIPELDDSSDLPAAVIVKHSGSELTEQRVLQVVERQVSDHKRLRGGVFFWPELPLTATGKVLRRLVKEQLLDDMNRKVG from the exons ATGTTTCATTCGTTCAATTCAGTGACCAAAGAATGGATCTCCCGATTTCCACCACCGGTCGTCGACCCGAAAGCGAACCTGGGTCAAATCATTTTGGATACACTCGATCGCAACCCTTCGAAAGTACTGCAAATCGATACGGACACGTCGCGTCAAATGACAGCTCGGGAAATGCGTCTTCGTACGATCCGGATAGCACAGAACCTGGCAGGACTTGGATTCGGTAAGGACGATATGGCAGCGTTGGCTTGTTCAAACAGTGAAAATTTAAGCCCGATTGCACTGGGTCTGATGGTTGCCGGCATACCGTTTATACCCCTTCCCATGGGTTTCAACGCCGATGATCTTGGTCATCTGATGGGTTTAGTTCAACCGAAGCTCGTAATCTGTGACGAAGCGATTCTCAAACTGTTACTGGAGGGTGCCGGAGAGGCACTCAAAATCAAACCCGTAATGTTCGTGATGGAAAGTGAAAGAGAAAACGTTCGTAAAATCGACGAACTTTTGCGGGAGACTGGTAGCGAAACTGACTTCAT TCCACAGTATCACGGTAGCATGAATAGTCAGCCTAGCATCATTATCTGCACTTCGGGGACCACGGGACGTCCGAAGGGAGTGTGCATCCCGCAAGCACACATCGCTTTTGTGCTGAATCGACCAACAACCGGCAAAGATAACAGCGATCTTATCTTCAATTTCAGTCCTCTGTACTGGGGGACGGGTTTGTTTGCCCTTTTGAACTCCATCTCAACTGGAACTACTCGTGCTATCAGTCGCAGTCTGTTTAATGAAGACATTTTCTTCGATGTTCTGGAGCGCTACAAGCCGACGCACTTCCTCACTCCACCGTCGCATGCGATTCTGCTGCTGAGTCATCCACGGGCAGAAACTGCCGATTTCAGTAGACTGCAAAGTTGGAGTCTGACTGGGAGCTACGCTTCACCCGAGCTCAAACGAGCCATGCAAGCAAAACTTCCGAACGGACGTATCTTTAACAGTTATGCTTCTTCCGAAATAGGATTGATCGCAATGGATATGATGAACAGCAAAGAGGGTACGGTGGGTCGGTTGATGCCCCATCTAGAGGCGAAAGTCATAGATGACGAAGGAATCGCAGTAGGCATTGGTGAGCGGGGCGAGCTTTTGATTCGAACGATGATTCCATTCTTGGGCTACTACAACGATGAGGAAGCAAACAGTCAATTAATTGACGCGGATGGATGGATTCGAACCGGCGACATCGGCTACTTGGATGAGGAAGCTTTTGTCGTTCTGGTTGACCGAGTGAAAGATGTCATCAAGTACCGAGGCTATCAACTGTCACCGGTGGACCTGGAAACGGTGATAGCAAGCATCGACGGTGTTCGACTGGTCTGTGTGGTTGGCATTCCGGAGCTAGATGATTCGTCGGATTTACCCGCAGCGGTTATCGTCAAACATTCCGGGAGTGAACTGACGGAACAACGGGTGCTGCAGGTCGTAGAACGACAGGTTTCCGATCATAAACGGTTGCGGGGTGGTGTATTTTTCTGGCCGGAGCTACCACTGACAGCCACGGGAAAAGTACTGCGGAGGTTGGTTAAGGAGCAACTGTTAGATGATATGAATCGGAAAGTTGGCTAA